The genomic interval aatatgatgtatagaattatttttttttcttaataccAATATCAAAAGGTCGTTGAACTTGGACCGTTCACGTTCCTCCCGCTGCCAACTCGATAGCGATTCCGACTAACTCCACTACCGGAGTCTAAAACCCCCTCCCAGTGCTTTGCCCtcgcctcctcctcctcctccctccctctcatCATCTGCAATATCCTCTTCGCCTTCTCTCTCGCCCTCTCGCTCCCTCTCTCCTCTATCTCCCTCAGCACCTCCCCCGCTCTTGCATCCTTCGCCAACCCCCTGAACCTCATGCTCCCTTGACTCAGTGCCCACAAAGCCGCCACGCAGTTCTCCCGTGTAGCTTCCGAGTCCACCTCCCCCTTCCGCAGCAATCCCACCAAGCATTCCACCGCATTCGCGTCCAGCATTACCGACTTCCCCTCTGTGCATAGCGCCAGATTGCATAATATCAACAGCACCCGGCTAGCTAAGTTCCCGTCCTTCGTCATTGCCAGCAGGGTCGGTACGGATCCAAGCTTCACGAGCTTGACCCTGTTGCTCTGTATCAGCGTCAGATGGTACAGAGCCAGGGCCGAATCGTTCCGAGTTCGCTCGCTATCGGACCTCAGCGAGTGCATTAAAGGCGCTAAAGCCCCCAACACTCCGATTGCCATCTGGTTATCGTCCTCTATCGCTAAGCTGAAGAGCGCACCGGCCGCGTGCTCCTGCGATTCACTGGCTCCGTCCATCAACGCTTCGATTAGGAGGGGGACGAATCCTGACCTTACGATCTGCACCTTGTTGCGGTTCTCGAGAGAAAGATTCAACAACAAAGCGATGGCGTTGGTTTGTACGGTGGCGTACTTGGATGATATAAGTGATCGGACGGCTGAGAGTAGCCGAGGGGTACAGAGAGGAACCCTGAGATCTTCTCTGGTTCTCGTGAGCTTTCTCAGCGAAATCACCGCTTCTTCTTGTTCGAACACCTCGGTACTCTTCAACTTCGCAAGAAATTGTTCCTCTTCGGGAGTCAGAGACTGAGGGTTTAGGGTTTGAGTTAGGGTTTCGTTCTCGACGATTTCGGAGGAAGGAGAGGAGGACGAGTAGCACGAAGGCCGAGTCGTAAGAGGCAAAGGAGTGGCTGGACTCCCCGCGATTACAACCGATTCCTCCGACGAGCTCGAGTAGAAGTGATTGACTCGGTGACCCAACTCGGTCGCCGCGTGGGAGAAAATCACCGGCGGGTTATCCGCCACGCCCCTCAACAACTCCTGCTCAGAAACCCTAATCTTGAGCCCCGAATACCTATCCGCCGCCATCTCCGACCGGACAAGTTGCTCTACTGTGCGATAAGCCGGTGCGCGAGGGTAATCCGTACCCGAACTCTCGCACCAGTTAAGGATTGTGGATTTGATGGCCAAATTCGATATCACTGTAGTGAAATCTGGTCTGGACCCATCCTCGAGCTTGGGCGAATACCCAAGGTCCCGGCAGACTTGTACGGAGACGCGCTCGAAGGTTTGACCGGAAGAGACGACGACAGGGTCGGACATCAAGGAGCGGGAAACGGGGCAGATGAATTCCTTGTTGGGTTGCTTGGACTCCATCTTAGAGTTAGAGCTGGAGCTGGTGCTGGTGCTGGTGCGATGGAATGAGATTTTCCACCTGTGTTTCCCATTACCGCCCATTTAGAGCTCTCACTTCCTCGATCTCCCGTTTAGTTTGTGCGAAAGAGAGTGT from Juglans regia cultivar Chandler chromosome 2, Walnut 2.0, whole genome shotgun sequence carries:
- the LOC108999207 gene encoding U-box domain-containing protein 38-like — its product is MGGNGKHRWKISFHRTSTSTSSSSNSKMESKQPNKEFICPVSRSLMSDPVVVSSGQTFERVSVQVCRDLGYSPKLEDGSRPDFTTVISNLAIKSTILNWCESSGTDYPRAPAYRTVEQLVRSEMAADRYSGLKIRVSEQELLRGVADNPPVIFSHAATELGHRVNHFYSSSSEESVVIAGSPATPLPLTTRPSCYSSSSPSSEIVENETLTQTLNPQSLTPEEEQFLAKLKSTEVFEQEEAVISLRKLTRTREDLRVPLCTPRLLSAVRSLISSKYATVQTNAIALLLNLSLENRNKVQIVRSGFVPLLIEALMDGASESQEHAAGALFSLAIEDDNQMAIGVLGALAPLMHSLRSDSERTRNDSALALYHLTLIQSNRVKLVKLGSVPTLLAMTKDGNLASRVLLILCNLALCTEGKSVMLDANAVECLVGLLRKGEVDSEATRENCVAALWALSQGSMRFRGLAKDARAGEVLREIEERGSERAREKAKRILQMMRGREEEEEARAKHWEGVLDSGSGVSRNRYRVGSGRNVNGPSSTTF